CACCGCTGATCATTGCCAAAGAATTACGGTTCGCCGCCCAAGAGGGGCTAGATCTGACGCTAGTTAAACAGCCTTCGTGGTCCTCGTTGCGCGACATGCTGGCGTTCGGTCAAATCGACTTTGCTCATATGCTTTCACCTATGCCCGTGGCGATGTCGCTGGGTCTGGGTGGCGTGGCACGCGACATCGACGTTTTGATGGTTCTGTCGGCCAATGGCACGATTGTCGGTGTGTCCGCTGATCTGGATCGCAGGATGCAAGAAACCGGTTGGTCAAACACCTTCAACGACCCATCCGCCGCATCGCAAGCGATCTTTGCCGCAGGCGGTAAACCGGTGCGTATCGGGGTGCCATTCCCGTTTTCAATGCACCGCATGCTGCTTGAGACATGGCTTTCACAAGCGCCCGAGTACTCGGAAGACCGCATCGAGATCGTGACCGTTCCCCCCACCAAAATGGCAGACGCCATGCAAGACGGAGACCTTGATATGTTCTGCGTCGGTGAGCCTTGGGGTTCGGTCGCAGTTCAGCAAAGCGGCGCGACGCTTATTCTACCCGGATCCCGCGTCTGGGAGTTTTCACCTGAAAAGGTGTTGGGTGTACAGCGCAGTTGGGCAACCCAAAACCCCAAGCAATGCCACGCGATGATCCGTTCGATTTACAAAGCCGCGCGTTGGTTGGCGCAACCCGAGAACATTCCGCTTGCGGTGGAAATCTTGGCGCGAAGCCAACACTTAGACCTTCCCGATCATGCAATTGATCCCGCGCTAAGTGGTCAGTTCATAACCAAGCAGGGAGAGACGCCGGAACAGATGGATCGCTTCATGGTCTTTCATCAGGGGGCTGCGAATTTCCCATGGCGCAGTCAGGCATGTTGGATCGCTG
This Octadecabacter temperatus DNA region includes the following protein-coding sequences:
- a CDS encoding CmpA/NrtA family ABC transporter substrate-binding protein, which codes for MKLTQVRCGYLPLVDCAPLIIAKELRFAAQEGLDLTLVKQPSWSSLRDMLAFGQIDFAHMLSPMPVAMSLGLGGVARDIDVLMVLSANGTIVGVSADLDRRMQETGWSNTFNDPSAASQAIFAAGGKPVRIGVPFPFSMHRMLLETWLSQAPEYSEDRIEIVTVPPTKMADAMQDGDLDMFCVGEPWGSVAVQQSGATLILPGSRVWEFSPEKVLGVQRSWATQNPKQCHAMIRSIYKAARWLAQPENIPLAVEILARSQHLDLPDHAIDPALSGQFITKQGETPEQMDRFMVFHQGAANFPWRSQACWIADILSRWHSLDRDAARQIAQACFRSDIYREALLPIGVDLPAASQKIEGTMAGPTTVTSTMGQMILGPDRFFNGAVFDFDAP